One genomic segment of Candidatus Methanoperedens sp. includes these proteins:
- the queA gene encoding tRNA preQ1(34) S-adenosylmethionine ribosyltransferase-isomerase QueA — translation MKLSDFEYHLPKELIAQSPIEPRDASRLMVLGKHIEHRCFSDILDYFEDGDTLVLNDSRVIPAKLSGKKSTGGHVEALVVSRSGPGYECLVQGKNIREGTKLNFGELEAKVLEVVHNPNSNRYLLEFNCNGNLHEILDKIGDAPLPPYIKIKLEDRNRYQTVYSKEKGSIAAPTAGLHFTNGLLEKIAEKGVNVAYITLHVGLGTFTPVKAENIETHVMEPEYVSVSPENAELINENKGKLIAAGTTTVKALESACADGKIYPMEGFSQLFIYPSYRFRSGIDALITNFHLPKSTLLMLVSAFAGRERLMAAYDEAISHSYRFYSFGDSMLVFR, via the coding sequence ATGAAACTCAGCGATTTCGAATACCATCTTCCAAAAGAGCTTATCGCACAGTCCCCGATAGAACCAAGGGATGCGTCTCGATTAATGGTGCTTGGGAAACATATCGAGCACAGATGTTTTTCGGATATCCTTGACTATTTTGAAGACGGGGATACCCTTGTTCTTAACGACTCAAGAGTCATTCCCGCAAAGCTTTCAGGCAAAAAAAGTACAGGTGGCCATGTCGAGGCTCTGGTGGTGAGTAGAAGTGGTCCTGGATACGAGTGCCTGGTTCAGGGCAAGAATATCCGCGAAGGGACGAAATTGAATTTTGGTGAGCTTGAGGCAAAGGTCCTTGAAGTCGTACATAATCCGAACTCTAACAGGTATCTATTGGAATTCAATTGCAACGGGAACCTGCATGAAATCCTTGATAAAATAGGGGATGCACCTCTTCCTCCCTATATCAAGATAAAACTTGAGGACAGGAACCGCTATCAAACGGTGTATTCAAAAGAAAAAGGCTCGATAGCGGCGCCCACTGCCGGCCTTCATTTTACGAACGGTTTGCTGGAGAAGATTGCGGAAAAAGGAGTTAATGTCGCCTATATCACGCTTCATGTAGGTCTTGGGACATTCACCCCCGTTAAGGCTGAAAATATCGAAACACATGTCATGGAACCGGAATATGTTTCTGTCAGCCCTGAAAATGCAGAACTGATAAATGAGAACAAGGGAAAGCTGATAGCTGCCGGGACTACCACTGTAAAGGCACTTGAAAGTGCATGTGCGGATGGCAAAATCTACCCCATGGAAGGGTTCAGCCAGCTTTTCATCTATCCCTCCTACAGGTTCAGGTCAGGAATTGACGCATTAATAACAAACTTCCATCTCCCTAAATCCACATTATTGATGCTCGTGAGCGCGTTTGCAGGCAGGGAAAGGCTGATGGCTGCTTATGATGAAGCCATATCGCATTCATATAGGTTCTACAGTTTCGGCGATTCAATGCTGGTTTTCAGGTAA
- a CDS encoding PAS domain S-box protein: protein MARTNHILTVLIIIVSMLLIGDVIEAYMSVSHLVSNYFEVATQLLPIVLAFSIFAINWLAYSKSRDNHSLFLGATFLVIGIFDLFNMLSYPYMPDFVTPNSAVKAEMFWAEARIISSILFLASVYIYKDAFPKMINKPVIFTCAVALPLISMALIFLYPSYLPRMHNLDGGLSTAGIMILVVSGSLIVYTIYLYILKLQKTGQTSIICLIYGLVIIVFSNSVYLFYDYSGHLLKAAGFYFIYFALFKSSIQQPYEKIADAEHKLRYVAEERYRNLFDNANDAIIITDIGENITSWNRSAETIFGWTSEEVTGKSLSPLIVPSHLQSERQRIIGNVLSGGAVAGFDTVRLRKDGNSINVSMTISPIRDSDEKIAGLSSIIRDITERKKAEEALQESEDRFRRLVELSPDAIAIHSSGNIIFINAAGAQLLGATDPGQLLGRPIMDFIYPDHQEIAEKRYRMIIDDGNEAPLKEVKFVRIDGTVIDVEEVAIPFTYQGNPAVQMVIHDITERKRADEQIRSSLAEKEVLLREIHHRVKNNMQIISSLLSLQSESTKDNNVIEMFKESRNRIISMSLIHEKLYQSNNFSKIDLRGYVNDLVSGLYQSYGTNAAKIKPIVDVEDVSLAIDSAIPCGLIINELVSNSLKYAFPGDRTGEIKIVLRSSGDKSIELVVSDTGIGIPKDMELKDVKSLGLHMVTILAENQLHGKINLMRDNGTEFQIKFRGEN from the coding sequence ATGGCTAGAACAAACCACATATTGACAGTGCTGATTATCATAGTTTCGATGCTGCTCATTGGGGATGTCATCGAAGCATACATGTCTGTTTCCCATTTAGTAAGCAACTATTTTGAAGTCGCAACACAGCTTTTACCAATAGTTCTGGCCTTTTCAATTTTTGCCATAAACTGGTTGGCATATAGCAAAAGCAGGGACAACCATTCGCTTTTCCTTGGAGCAACATTCTTGGTCATAGGGATATTTGACCTGTTCAATATGCTTTCTTACCCGTACATGCCGGATTTTGTCACACCTAACTCCGCGGTGAAGGCAGAAATGTTCTGGGCTGAGGCAAGAATCATCTCTTCGATTTTATTTCTTGCTAGTGTGTATATTTATAAAGATGCATTTCCAAAGATGATTAACAAACCCGTCATTTTTACATGTGCCGTGGCTTTGCCATTAATATCTATGGCTCTTATATTTCTATACCCATCCTATCTGCCCAGGATGCATAACCTGGATGGGGGCCTTTCCACTGCAGGGATAATGATATTGGTAGTATCTGGATCGTTGATCGTATATACGATCTACCTATACATACTAAAACTTCAGAAAACCGGACAGACCAGTATTATTTGTCTAATATACGGTCTGGTTATCATTGTTTTCAGTAATTCAGTATATCTCTTTTATGATTATTCAGGGCACTTGCTAAAAGCCGCTGGATTTTATTTTATATATTTTGCCCTTTTTAAATCTTCGATACAACAGCCGTATGAAAAGATAGCTGACGCAGAACACAAGCTTCGCTATGTTGCAGAGGAGAGGTATAGGAACCTGTTTGATAATGCCAATGATGCAATCATAATAACCGATATTGGGGAAAATATCACATCCTGGAATAGGAGCGCTGAAACCATTTTCGGATGGACGTCCGAAGAAGTAACAGGAAAAAGCCTATCGCCATTGATAGTCCCCTCACACCTTCAGTCAGAAAGGCAACGCATAATAGGCAATGTCCTGTCAGGAGGAGCTGTAGCTGGATTTGACACTGTACGACTGCGAAAGGATGGAAATAGCATAAATGTAAGCATGACTATTTCTCCCATTCGGGATTCAGATGAGAAAATAGCCGGGCTCTCAAGCATAATAAGGGATATTACTGAGCGTAAAAAAGCCGAGGAGGCGCTCCAGGAGAGTGAAGATCGCTTCCGCAGACTTGTAGAGCTTTCTCCTGATGCTATAGCTATTCATAGCTCTGGCAATATCATTTTCATAAACGCCGCCGGAGCCCAGCTTCTGGGTGCAACCGATCCTGGACAGCTCCTTGGAAGACCAATAATGGATTTTATTTATCCTGACCACCAGGAGATTGCGGAAAAACGATATCGGATGATAATAGATGATGGAAATGAGGCACCTCTGAAAGAAGTGAAATTTGTCAGGATAGACGGAACGGTAATCGATGTTGAAGAGGTAGCAATTCCATTCACATATCAAGGAAATCCTGCCGTACAGATGGTCATCCACGATATCACAGAGCGCAAGAGAGCTGATGAGCAGATAAGGTCATCCCTTGCAGAAAAAGAAGTTCTTCTTCGAGAAATCCATCATCGTGTCAAGAACAATATGCAGATCATCTCAAGTCTATTGAGCCTCCAGTCAGAATCCACCAAGGATAACAATGTTATCGAAATGTTCAAAGAAAGCCGCAACAGGATCATTTCAATGTCCCTTATCCATGAGAAGCTGTATCAATCCAATAATTTCTCAAAAATTGATCTTCGGGGATATGTAAATGATCTGGTAAGCGGTCTGTATCAGTCATACGGGACAAATGCAGCCAAGATCAAGCCTATAGTTGATGTGGAGGATGTATCGCTCGCTATAGATTCTGCCATTCCATGCGGATTGATCATCAACGAGCTTGTATCGAATTCATTGAAATATGCCTTCCCTGGAGACAGAACAGGGGAAATAAAAATTGTCCTTCGCTCATCAGGTGACAAATCTATTGAACTTGTGGTGAGCGATACGGGAATCGGTATCCCTAAAGACATGGAACTTAAAGATGTTAAATCACTGGGATTGCACATGGTCACGATACTGGCTGAAAACCAGCTTCATGGTAAGATAAATCTCATGCGCGACAATGGAACAGAATTTCAAATCAAGTTTAGAGGTGAGAATTGA
- the tgt gene encoding tRNA guanosine(34) transglycosylase Tgt, giving the protein MFELVHTDKNTCARVGKLKTNHGIADTPAFMPVATKATVKTLIPEELYAMDTQVLISNAFHLFLAPGMEVIRRAGGLHKFMHWERAIFTDSGGFQMIRKDFPFKITDDGITYKNPRDGKKYSYTPEICLENQKILESDVAMILDECPAYGSDYSAVGASVERTIRWAKKAKGVQKNENQLFFAILQGGTFADLRKKCAEELVEMDFDGYGIGGLSIGEPKELMNDVLKHSIPLVPENKPRYLMGVGSPVELLEAIESGVDIFDSAYPTRNARHQTLMTGRGNIDIARGKFAMDFAPVDEECGCYTCRNYTRAYLHHLFKGSELLALRLASIHNLFFMQKIVKSARDAILEDGFIEYKRCITSDFKTPCVPVSSMLPVRKNTGF; this is encoded by the coding sequence ATGTTCGAATTGGTCCACACAGACAAGAACACGTGCGCAAGGGTCGGCAAGCTCAAAACGAACCACGGGATTGCAGATACTCCGGCATTCATGCCGGTAGCCACTAAGGCTACTGTCAAGACTCTTATCCCGGAGGAACTCTATGCTATGGATACACAGGTGCTTATCAGCAACGCTTTTCACCTTTTTCTTGCTCCTGGTATGGAGGTTATCAGGAGAGCCGGAGGACTGCATAAATTCATGCACTGGGAACGAGCCATATTCACAGATAGCGGTGGTTTCCAGATGATACGCAAGGACTTCCCTTTCAAGATAACCGATGATGGAATAACTTACAAAAATCCTCGTGACGGAAAGAAATACTCATACACACCGGAAATATGCCTTGAAAACCAGAAGATTTTGGAAAGCGATGTCGCCATGATACTGGATGAATGCCCTGCATATGGGAGTGATTATAGCGCAGTGGGGGCTTCTGTCGAGCGTACGATCCGATGGGCGAAAAAGGCAAAAGGAGTACAGAAAAACGAGAACCAGCTATTTTTTGCAATACTTCAGGGAGGTACCTTTGCAGATCTTCGGAAAAAATGCGCAGAGGAGCTTGTGGAGATGGATTTTGATGGATACGGGATAGGAGGGCTTTCAATCGGTGAGCCGAAGGAATTAATGAATGATGTGTTGAAACACAGCATACCTTTAGTTCCTGAAAATAAGCCGCGCTACCTTATGGGCGTGGGTTCACCCGTGGAACTGCTTGAGGCTATAGAATCCGGTGTGGACATTTTTGACAGCGCCTATCCCACGAGGAACGCCAGACACCAGACCCTGATGACAGGAAGGGGAAATATAGACATAGCCCGTGGGAAATTTGCCATGGATTTTGCGCCTGTTGATGAGGAATGTGGATGCTACACATGCAGGAACTACACAAGGGCGTATCTGCACCATCTTTTTAAGGGATCTGAACTTCTGGCGCTGCGTCTGGCATCCATCCACAACCTTTTCTTCATGCAAAAAATTGTGAAATCCGCGAGAGATGCAATACTTGAGGATGGGTTTATCGAGTACAAGAGATGTATTACCTCTGATTTTAAAACGCCTTGTGTACCTGTATCATCTATGCTGCCGGTACGGAAAAATACTGGTTTTTAG
- a CDS encoding response regulator, translating into MKKQKVLIVDDEPLNIELMEGILSKDYEVIKASSGIEALIKVEKTLPDLILLDVMMPNMNGYSVCKNLKSSNKTKSIPVVMITALKEHEDKMKAIEAGADDFVSKPIEIRELGVKLRSLLKAKNQYFSVPAA; encoded by the coding sequence ATGAAAAAGCAAAAAGTACTTATTGTGGATGATGAGCCGTTGAACATTGAATTGATGGAAGGGATCCTTTCAAAGGATTACGAAGTCATTAAAGCATCCAGCGGGATAGAGGCTTTGATCAAGGTGGAAAAAACCTTGCCTGACCTTATACTATTAGACGTAATGATGCCGAATATGAACGGTTATTCGGTTTGTAAGAACCTTAAGAGCAGCAATAAGACGAAGTCCATACCCGTCGTGATGATAACGGCCTTGAAAGAGCATGAGGACAAAATGAAAGCCATAGAGGCCGGTGCAGACGATTTCGTGAGCAAACCAATTGAGATACGCGAATTGGGTGTTAAATTGAGATCATTGCTGAAAGCTAAAAACCAGTATTTTTCCGTACCGGCAGCATAG
- a CDS encoding S-adenosyl-l-methionine hydroxide adenosyltransferase family protein, with protein MVITLLSDFGDVYPASMKGVILSINPAASIVDISHSIPRYDIRAGAFILMSCARFFPSGTVHIAVVDPGVGTERRQIAVKAESDYFGTHYFTGPDNGLLIPAARSIGDFEAYIITNEKLFRKNVSGTFHGRDIFAPVGAHISKGLDIRASGEQIFDYIDLEFGQGRKKKGALEGMIIFIDSFGNIVTNISSDIVEFKYGDLLEIQGRKVPFLSSYGFSGTGEPLALIGSHGFLEIAVNMGNAAAFFNKTLGDEILIKI; from the coding sequence ATGGTCATAACGCTGCTCTCAGATTTCGGGGATGTGTACCCTGCTTCCATGAAAGGGGTAATCCTGAGCATCAATCCGGCCGCCAGTATAGTCGACATCTCGCATTCAATTCCCAGGTACGATATACGCGCCGGAGCATTCATATTGATGTCCTGCGCGCGGTTTTTCCCATCCGGGACTGTGCATATAGCTGTGGTCGATCCCGGGGTAGGAACGGAGCGTCGTCAGATTGCAGTTAAGGCTGAATCTGATTATTTTGGAACCCATTATTTTACGGGTCCTGATAACGGTCTTCTCATCCCCGCAGCAAGGAGCATTGGGGATTTTGAGGCTTATATAATTACAAATGAGAAGCTGTTCCGTAAGAATGTGTCCGGCACATTTCATGGGAGAGATATTTTCGCGCCGGTTGGAGCGCATATCTCAAAAGGACTGGATATAAGGGCTTCAGGGGAACAGATATTTGATTATATAGATCTGGAATTTGGACAAGGAAGGAAGAAAAAAGGTGCGCTGGAGGGCATGATCATATTTATCGATTCATTCGGGAACATTGTGACAAACATATCATCCGATATCGTAGAATTCAAATATGGCGATTTGCTCGAGATCCAGGGAAGAAAGGTTCCTTTTCTTAGCTCTTATGGATTTTCTGGAACGGGAGAGCCCCTGGCATTAATTGGCAGCCATGGATTCCTTGAAATTGCGGTAAATATGGGGAATGCCGCAGCTTTTTTCAACAAAACCCTGGGTGATGAGATATTGATAAAAATCTAA
- a CDS encoding epoxyqueuosine reductase QueH, with product MQILVHICCAPCFTYPHKRLIEEGHEVTGFFYNPNIHPYSEYRNRMGSLEKYAELKGTRIIYRDDYDLESYLRGALAADDRCTFCYTSRLGEAARTAVLLGFSAFTTTLLISPYQKHDMLVHAGEKAADEHSIEFYYEDFRDGYRESREMAKGLELYMQKYCGCIFSEKERYLKLK from the coding sequence ATGCAAATACTTGTCCATATCTGCTGTGCGCCCTGCTTTACGTATCCTCACAAACGGTTGATTGAGGAAGGGCATGAGGTGACAGGTTTTTTTTATAATCCCAATATACACCCTTATTCAGAATATAGAAACAGGATGGGTTCACTTGAGAAATATGCGGAACTGAAGGGAACCCGGATAATCTACAGGGATGATTACGACCTTGAAAGCTATCTTCGCGGTGCCCTTGCGGCAGATGACAGATGCACTTTCTGCTATACCTCCCGGCTAGGTGAAGCGGCAAGAACAGCAGTCTTACTGGGATTTTCTGCTTTCACTACCACACTTTTGATATCTCCCTACCAGAAGCATGATATGCTTGTACACGCGGGAGAGAAGGCTGCGGATGAACACAGCATTGAGTTCTATTATGAAGATTTCAGGGATGGTTACAGAGAATCTCGTGAAATGGCAAAGGGACTTGAGCTTTACATGCAAAAATACTGCGGATGTATTTTCAGTGAAAAAGAACGATATCTTAAGTTAAAATAA
- a CDS encoding response regulator — translation MAGTQIMIVEDEVIVGEDIKRSLINLGYHVPSIVSSGEDAIRKVEENSPDLVLMDILLHGEMDGIETASQIRSLFNIPVVYLTAYSDEKILERAKVTEPFGYIIKPFKERELQINIEIALYKHKMEGKLKASRAWYYVTLKSISDAVIATDPKGCVLFMNPTAQSMTGWSLDEAKEKPLKDVFDIITEKPDDKMDQTVLIRKNKTMIPIESSGDTIKDEIGNIIGIVLIFRKIKEGKISA, via the coding sequence ATGGCGGGAACACAGATAATGATAGTTGAAGATGAAGTCATTGTTGGAGAAGACATCAAGAGAAGTCTAATCAATCTGGGATATCATGTCCCTTCAATAGTGTCTTCAGGAGAGGATGCTATCCGAAAGGTAGAGGAGAATAGTCCGGACCTGGTGTTGATGGATATTTTGCTCCATGGTGAAATGGACGGAATTGAAACCGCAAGCCAAATACGTTCTCTTTTTAATATTCCGGTTGTATATCTGACCGCCTATTCAGATGAAAAAATCCTTGAACGTGCAAAGGTTACAGAGCCTTTTGGGTATATAATCAAACCCTTCAAAGAACGGGAATTACAGATAAATATCGAGATCGCGCTGTATAAACACAAAATGGAAGGGAAATTAAAGGCGAGCAGGGCATGGTATTACGTTACGTTAAAGAGCATCAGCGATGCCGTGATCGCCACAGACCCGAAGGGTTGCGTCCTGTTTATGAATCCAACTGCTCAGTCCATGACCGGATGGTCTCTTGATGAAGCAAAAGAGAAGCCTCTTAAAGATGTTTTCGATATTATAACTGAAAAACCTGATGATAAAATGGATCAGACTGTATTGATCAGAAAAAACAAAACCATGATACCGATTGAAAGCAGCGGCGACACCATCAAAGACGAGATAGGAAATATCATCGGCATTGTCCTTATATTTCGCAAAATTAAGGAAGGAAAAATTAGTGCGTGA